CTTTGCTATGAAGCTGGCGGAATTTGAGCTGCTGAAAAAACACAAGGGCTTCGCTCCTCTCCTGTTGCTGGACGATGTTTTTGAAAAACTGGATGAACAGCGCATGCACAATCTGCTCGCCTGGGTCTGTGTGCAGAATGATGGACAGATTTTTCTCACGGACACACATGAAGAGCGCATCCGCAATCACTTCGATGCATTGAAGCAGCAATACCAGGTAATTTCATTACAGGAAGCAGAATAAGTTGTTTACCTTTGGTGCATAAGCAGTACGTATGGGTGAATATTCTATGGGCGATGCCATGAAACATTTCCTGAACCGCAGCAGGATCAAAGGCTCCATTCAGGCATTACAGATCGAAGATGTATGGGAACAGATCATGGGCAAGACGATCGCCAAGTACACCGAGAAGATCGAGATTCACGGAACCACACTTTATATCAATACTACAGTTGCCCCCCTCAAGCAGGAATTACTTTACCAGAAAGATCAGATCAAAACAAGAGTGAATGAATT
This portion of the Pseudobacter ginsenosidimutans genome encodes:
- a CDS encoding DUF721 domain-containing protein, with product MGEYSMGDAMKHFLNRSRIKGSIQALQIEDVWEQIMGKTIAKYTEKIEIHGTTLYINTTVAPLKQELLYQKDQIKTRVNELLGEYTVREVVIR